One region of Paenibacillus polymyxa M1 genomic DNA includes:
- a CDS encoding response regulator transcription factor: MTTKLLIADDEKNIRMGLQAMIEREYSGLYECVLVKDGKEAWQHVMEFSPELVITDIRMPVMDGIMLMQHIRKLEPRDRPLVIILSGYDEFQYAREAIRCGAREYLLKPIVREELFGALAVLNEELQQRNSLLNDRVDSGEIDRQPSRTDVASAIADRSGSMTRAIQYIHAHFSEDLNMAVVSNSVSLNYTYFSQAFKAYTGLSFVQYLKRLRIAEAKKLLGRQEGKIYEIAATVGFDNAKHFNKVFRELEGMSPQQFRLKNLGGN; encoded by the coding sequence ATGACGACCAAGCTGTTGATTGCGGATGACGAAAAGAACATTCGAATGGGGCTTCAAGCCATGATCGAACGGGAATATTCCGGTCTCTATGAATGCGTGCTGGTTAAGGACGGAAAGGAAGCCTGGCAGCATGTAATGGAGTTTTCACCCGAGTTGGTGATAACGGATATCCGTATGCCGGTTATGGATGGAATTATGCTGATGCAGCATATTCGCAAGCTGGAGCCAAGAGACAGACCTTTGGTGATCATTCTTAGTGGATATGACGAGTTCCAATATGCGCGTGAAGCGATTCGCTGCGGAGCACGGGAGTATTTGCTGAAGCCGATCGTGAGGGAGGAGCTGTTCGGTGCGCTAGCAGTTTTGAACGAAGAATTGCAGCAACGGAACTCTCTACTAAACGATCGTGTTGATAGCGGGGAGATAGATAGACAGCCTAGCAGAACGGACGTTGCTAGTGCGATTGCTGATAGAAGCGGCAGCATGACGCGAGCAATCCAGTACATCCATGCTCATTTCAGCGAGGATTTGAACATGGCGGTAGTATCCAATTCAGTATCCTTGAATTATACGTATTTTAGTCAGGCATTCAAAGCCTATACAGGTCTTAGCTTTGTTCAATATTTAAAGAGGCTGCGCATTGCAGAAGCCAAAAAGCTGCTGGGGCGTCAAGAGGGCAAGATTTATGAAATTGCGGCTACTGTGGGCTTTGACAATGCCAAGCATTTTAACAAGGTGTTCCGTGAACTGGAAGGGATGTCTCCGCAGCAGTTTCGATTGAAGAATCTAGGGGGTAATTGA
- a CDS encoding glucose-1-phosphate adenylyltransferase translates to MRKKEVVAMLLAGGQGKRLKGLTRTLAKPAVFFGGTYRIIDFPLSNCSHSGIDTVGVLTQYEPLVLHSYIGVGSDWDLDRLDGGVFVLPPHEKENGNNWYRGTADAIYRNLHFLDQYDPEHVLILSGDHIYKMDYSRMLDYHKEKGADCTISVINVTIQEAQRFGILNADEDLRIYDFEEKPEQPKSTLASMGIYLFKWDVLRHYLLESASDSESSHDFGKDIIPLLLQHGRSLYAYPFAGYWKDVGTIQSLWESNMDLLVQDPPLDLNDPFWRIYTRSPNQPAQYITQRAILKNSIVNEGCMVDGEVRHSVLFYGVEVGEGSVITDSVIMPNVKIGRNVRIHRAIVNENMVIEDNAVIGPEDSLDEIILFDQESQLHARI, encoded by the coding sequence ATGAGAAAGAAGGAAGTGGTTGCCATGCTGCTCGCCGGCGGACAAGGCAAAAGACTCAAAGGACTGACCCGCACACTGGCCAAACCAGCAGTATTTTTTGGAGGAACTTATCGTATTATTGATTTCCCTCTCAGCAATTGCTCTCATTCGGGAATAGACACCGTGGGCGTATTGACCCAATATGAGCCGTTGGTGCTTCATTCCTATATCGGCGTAGGCAGCGACTGGGATTTGGATCGCCTGGATGGAGGAGTTTTCGTTTTACCACCGCACGAGAAAGAGAATGGAAACAACTGGTATCGGGGCACAGCGGATGCGATTTATCGGAACCTGCATTTCCTAGATCAGTATGACCCGGAGCATGTGCTCATTTTGTCAGGGGATCACATTTATAAAATGGACTATAGTCGAATGCTCGACTACCACAAGGAAAAGGGAGCCGATTGCACCATTTCTGTCATCAATGTCACGATTCAGGAGGCCCAACGATTTGGGATACTGAACGCCGATGAGGACCTGAGAATATACGACTTTGAGGAGAAGCCTGAACAGCCGAAAAGCACACTGGCCTCTATGGGTATTTATTTATTCAAATGGGATGTGTTGCGTCACTACTTACTGGAAAGCGCAAGTGATTCTGAATCTTCACACGATTTTGGCAAAGACATCATTCCGCTATTGCTTCAGCATGGCCGGTCGCTGTATGCGTACCCGTTTGCTGGGTATTGGAAGGATGTAGGCACAATTCAGAGCTTGTGGGAATCTAATATGGATCTTCTGGTTCAGGACCCGCCGCTAGATCTGAATGACCCGTTCTGGCGCATCTATACCCGCAGCCCCAATCAGCCTGCCCAGTATATAACCCAACGGGCGATCCTGAAAAACAGCATCGTAAATGAAGGCTGCATGGTGGATGGAGAAGTAAGGCACTCCGTACTGTTTTATGGGGTTGAAGTCGGTGAAGGGAGCGTTATTACCGATTCTGTCATCATGCCGAATGTAAAAATCGGACGCAATGTACGTATTCATCGGGCTATCGTAAATGAGAACATGGTTATTGAAGACAACGCAGTCATTGGACCTGAAGATAGTCTGGATGAGATTATTTTGTTCGATCAGGAAAGCCAGCTTCATGCACGAATATAA
- a CDS encoding carbohydrate ABC transporter permease — translation MQLLRRRTAGEAIFDLFNNVFMLVICFVTLYPVWYVLVNSFNEGADAMRGGIYWWPRLFSLSSYQAVFANSGIMTAMGVTVAKTLIGTIVHVFFTAMIAYAYSRRELIGRKLYMLIGTITLFFGGGLIPTYLLIRDLGLLDSFWVYIIPAMFSFFDLIIFMAFFRELPDALEEAAKIDGANDFGIFCRIVLPVSMPVVATIALFHGVYQWNDYFTGMIYINNTDLQPIQTYLYRVVAQSSSNQMMSAAPGIVAQSVTSQSIKLATMVITTLPIVLVYPFLQKYFVKGLMIGSVKG, via the coding sequence ATGCAGCTATTGCGACGCAGAACAGCAGGCGAAGCGATATTCGATTTATTTAACAACGTTTTTATGCTGGTCATTTGTTTTGTAACGTTATATCCCGTGTGGTATGTGCTGGTGAACTCCTTTAACGAAGGGGCAGACGCAATGCGAGGCGGCATTTACTGGTGGCCGAGACTCTTTAGTCTCAGCAGCTATCAGGCTGTATTTGCCAACAGCGGCATTATGACTGCGATGGGAGTAACGGTCGCCAAGACGCTAATCGGCACGATTGTGCATGTGTTTTTTACCGCCATGATTGCATATGCATATTCCCGTAGAGAGCTGATCGGGCGCAAGCTGTATATGCTGATCGGCACCATTACCCTGTTTTTTGGTGGGGGCTTGATTCCAACGTATTTGCTGATTCGTGATCTCGGGCTACTGGACAGCTTTTGGGTGTACATTATTCCTGCGATGTTCAGCTTTTTCGACCTTATTATTTTTATGGCTTTTTTTCGGGAACTGCCGGATGCACTGGAGGAAGCGGCGAAAATAGACGGAGCCAACGATTTCGGCATCTTTTGCCGGATTGTGCTTCCTGTATCCATGCCAGTAGTAGCGACAATTGCCTTGTTTCATGGGGTGTACCAGTGGAACGATTATTTTACAGGAATGATCTATATCAATAATACGGATCTTCAGCCGATTCAGACGTATTTGTACCGGGTTGTTGCCCAATCCAGCTCTAATCAAATGATGTCTGCCGCACCCGGGATTGTCGCCCAGTCCGTTACTTCACAATCGATCAAGCTGGCGACGATGGTCATAACGACTTTGCCGATTGTGCTGGTATACCCATTCCTGCAAAAATATTTTGTCAAAGGGCTAATGATTGGCTCGGTTAAGGGCTAG
- a CDS encoding sensor histidine kinase, protein MSGRVRSQMKSLLRRHIWQWLTDTADQLGGCSLQVKLIVAYIGVILIPVVVFSLYTFHQLYENTMHDITVQNQYVLDTELAQIHSNMEIMERTAQLAISDRNVLHYLTEEREISSDELVQFNLNVFPNLQHLLYSNPNIENIRLYTNNPQAHEIWPMIFNESRLPKTSWLTTAQHQQGRIWWDIYKGPKSLLQGQAGQENEAVQYMALLREIQASGGRHAGLVETNMRLELFSPRVFGTPPRDYAWQMFILNAEDSIPNGGKLVSSTDIATASIQPDPIPIPLSHVHHLLQSRVQGQGGAFDFTYGNKPYLGLYRYIEGLDAYLLNIVALDGPLSDLRHKRNAMLLIICILILLMSVISYTLHALILKQLHTLRESMKRVQKEGDFQLTIPVYGRGEVAELALYFRSLLSRINVLIAEAVQKQAAAQEAELQGLKHQIDSHFLYNTLENLKMMAEMERQYPLSDALTSLGSMMRYNLQWSRPCVALRDEIRHIQHYVAIMNIRHDNQIGLDIRLSSMFMELEMLKMSLQPIVENAIKHGWSTLRRPFLITIEAYSKQDIVELRIQDNGVGISEERKNAIMAGLMHSDMDSYEPGMHGGIGLYNVHRRLSMQYGVGYGIKLDSIPGQSTTVTLILPRRHITRGEDYDDQAVDCG, encoded by the coding sequence ATGTCAGGCCGTGTACGTTCACAGATGAAGAGCCTGCTGCGCCGCCACATATGGCAGTGGCTGACGGATACGGCCGATCAGCTAGGCGGTTGCTCTCTTCAAGTCAAGCTCATTGTCGCTTATATCGGAGTCATTTTAATCCCGGTTGTAGTGTTCTCGCTTTATACCTTTCATCAATTGTACGAGAACACCATGCACGACATTACCGTACAAAATCAGTATGTACTCGATACAGAACTGGCCCAGATTCACAGTAATATGGAAATTATGGAGCGGACCGCACAGCTTGCGATTTCAGATCGCAACGTACTTCATTATCTAACCGAGGAACGTGAAATAAGCAGCGATGAGCTGGTTCAATTTAACTTAAATGTGTTTCCCAATTTACAGCACTTGCTCTACAGCAATCCCAACATTGAGAATATCCGGCTGTATACAAATAATCCCCAGGCCCATGAAATATGGCCCATGATTTTCAATGAATCACGCCTGCCTAAAACTTCCTGGCTGACAACAGCTCAACATCAGCAAGGAAGAATATGGTGGGATATATACAAGGGACCTAAAAGCTTATTGCAGGGGCAAGCAGGGCAGGAAAATGAAGCGGTACAGTATATGGCATTGCTGCGTGAAATTCAGGCAAGCGGAGGAAGACACGCAGGTTTGGTGGAAACCAATATGAGGCTAGAGCTCTTTTCGCCTAGAGTATTTGGTACCCCACCACGTGATTATGCATGGCAAATGTTCATTCTAAACGCCGAGGATTCCATTCCAAACGGTGGAAAATTAGTGTCTTCTACCGATATAGCTACAGCTTCCATTCAGCCTGATCCCATTCCGATCCCTCTGTCCCATGTGCACCATCTGTTACAGTCCCGCGTTCAGGGACAGGGTGGTGCTTTTGACTTTACCTATGGGAATAAGCCTTATCTTGGTTTGTACCGTTATATAGAAGGGCTGGATGCCTATCTGCTAAATATAGTGGCGCTGGACGGTCCGCTGAGTGACCTCCGTCACAAACGCAATGCCATGCTACTCATTATTTGTATATTGATATTGTTAATGTCCGTCATTTCTTATACCTTGCATGCTCTTATTCTCAAGCAGCTGCATACACTGCGTGAATCTATGAAAAGAGTACAGAAGGAGGGCGACTTTCAGCTTACAATCCCGGTATATGGGCGGGGAGAAGTCGCGGAGCTGGCTCTATATTTTCGCAGTTTGCTAAGTCGGATTAACGTGCTCATTGCTGAGGCTGTACAGAAGCAGGCCGCTGCTCAGGAGGCAGAATTGCAAGGACTCAAGCATCAGATTGATTCCCATTTTCTATATAATACATTGGAAAATTTAAAAATGATGGCGGAGATGGAACGACAATATCCGCTGTCAGATGCTCTCACTTCCCTGGGTTCGATGATGCGCTATAATCTTCAATGGTCCCGGCCGTGTGTTGCGTTGCGCGATGAAATTCGTCATATTCAGCATTATGTGGCCATTATGAACATTCGCCATGACAACCAAATTGGGCTGGACATCCGCCTGTCGTCAATGTTTATGGAACTGGAAATGCTGAAAATGTCGCTGCAGCCTATAGTCGAAAATGCAATAAAGCACGGTTGGAGTACATTGCGAAGACCATTCCTCATCACCATTGAAGCCTACTCCAAGCAGGATATCGTTGAATTGCGTATACAGGATAACGGAGTGGGGATATCTGAAGAAAGAAAGAATGCCATTATGGCTGGTCTGATGCATTCGGATATGGATTCCTACGAGCCCGGAATGCATGGAGGGATCGGCTTGTATAATGTGCATCGCCGTTTGAGTATGCAGTATGGCGTAGGTTATGGCATTAAACTGGACAGCATTCCCGGCCAATCGACGACAGTAACCCTGATTTTGCCTAGACGTCATATCACGAGGGGGGAGGACTATGACGACCAAGCTGTTGATTGCGGATGA
- the glgD gene encoding glucose-1-phosphate adenylyltransferase subunit GlgD, protein MSRLIGVINLDHELDQLKELTYFRCGAAVPFASRYRLIDFTLSNMMHAGVHDIALFIRRKYRSLLDHLGEGRPWDLDRRRGGLFILPPDWNDPTDTSRGDLQHVHNNLDFFHRSSGQTIVHAGTQHINKVDIEDVYRYHLEKNADVTLVYKPIHQLETEHAPCVRLEIDESGRVTGIHQEQDHHNIYLEMFVMDKSLYLDQVKHCIAHQDSHFFRDAIQKNPSGLRIYAYRYDGYHAVINSIESYYKNSMKLLDQEQYQALFQNQPVHTKIKYEAPTRYTYSAEVDHSLVANGCTIGGKVENSILFRGVRVEEGARVSNSIIMQKCVIRKGAVVQNVVLDKDVQLSPDRTLIGDIRVPYVIAKNSVI, encoded by the coding sequence ATGAGCCGACTCATTGGAGTGATCAACCTGGATCACGAATTGGATCAATTGAAGGAGTTGACTTATTTTCGGTGCGGGGCCGCCGTACCCTTTGCTAGTCGATATCGGCTCATTGATTTCACCTTATCCAATATGATGCATGCAGGGGTGCATGATATTGCACTGTTTATCCGCCGCAAATACCGTTCGTTGCTGGATCATTTGGGTGAAGGTCGGCCATGGGATTTAGACCGCAGAAGAGGCGGGTTGTTTATTTTGCCACCGGACTGGAACGATCCGACGGACACATCACGTGGGGATTTGCAGCATGTGCACAACAATCTGGACTTTTTCCATCGCTCATCAGGGCAAACCATTGTTCATGCAGGAACTCAGCATATCAACAAGGTTGATATAGAGGATGTATACCGATATCATCTGGAGAAGAACGCGGATGTCACCCTCGTATACAAACCCATACACCAGCTCGAAACGGAGCATGCACCGTGTGTACGGCTGGAGATTGATGAGAGCGGACGAGTGACCGGTATTCATCAGGAGCAGGATCATCATAATATTTATCTAGAAATGTTTGTGATGGACAAAAGCTTGTATCTGGATCAGGTAAAGCATTGCATTGCTCATCAGGATAGTCATTTCTTTCGCGATGCGATTCAGAAAAATCCAAGTGGCCTGCGCATCTACGCGTATCGCTATGATGGTTATCATGCAGTTATTAATTCCATTGAAAGCTACTATAAAAATAGCATGAAACTGCTGGATCAGGAGCAATATCAAGCTCTGTTCCAGAATCAGCCGGTGCATACCAAAATCAAGTATGAAGCCCCGACTCGTTATACGTACAGCGCCGAGGTGGATCATTCCCTTGTTGCCAATGGCTGCACCATTGGGGGAAAGGTCGAGAACAGCATTCTTTTTCGTGGCGTGCGGGTAGAGGAGGGCGCGCGGGTAAGCAACTCGATTATTATGCAAAAATGCGTCATCCGTAAAGGGGCAGTTGTGCAGAATGTGGTTTTGGATAAGGACGTGCAGCTTTCACCGGATCGAACTCTGATTGGCGACATTAGAGTTCCCTATGTGATTGCCAAGAATAGCGTGATTTAA
- a CDS encoding extracellular solute-binding protein has translation MNIRKWQKGLLAVVLLVGPLVGCTSGGNGTATELKDEKTKATADAPGWKADTEPITFDWYLNFSWFPNKWGTDMTSKYVTQKTGVSVNFIVPAGNENEKLNTMLASGKLPDFVTLSWGEDAIKKMIEGKMVLPLNKLAEKYDPYLIKVADPAKMSWYRQTDGNVYGYPNASSSPQDYQKYGQNFVSNQTFMVRKDMYEAIGKPDMRTPEGFLKALQKAKEKFPEVNGQPLIPIGFHEFTDNGNYSFEDYLLNFLAIPHEKGGKLYDRRSDEEYIRWLKTFRQANEQGLIAKDVFIDKRPQMEEKVAQGRYFAMLYQRSDFATQQVTLHAKDPNSVYIAVDGPSNSKLEPPTLAGPGISGWTVTLISKDVKDKERAIEFLTYLISEEGNRDLYLGEQGKLWDTVNGKPAFKPEVLELLNKDRSAFDKKYGASSTFWMLMDTNMSLQWAPPSVEPYKQPEDWTKGKTHSFSQYENIKPTGTSAEGIASGQIDKIWGKALPKLLLASSDEEFDQLFARFLEDRKKAGYDKVLAYQQKAYEENIKKMEQFTK, from the coding sequence ATGAACATTCGTAAATGGCAAAAGGGGCTGTTGGCTGTTGTTCTGCTGGTAGGACCGCTCGTGGGATGTACGTCCGGTGGCAATGGCACTGCCACGGAATTGAAAGATGAGAAGACAAAGGCTACGGCAGATGCGCCGGGCTGGAAGGCGGATACAGAGCCGATAACGTTTGACTGGTATTTGAATTTTTCCTGGTTCCCGAACAAGTGGGGGACGGATATGACTTCGAAGTATGTGACGCAAAAGACTGGAGTCAGTGTTAATTTTATCGTACCCGCAGGAAATGAAAATGAAAAACTGAATACCATGCTCGCCTCGGGCAAACTGCCTGATTTTGTCACGCTCAGTTGGGGAGAAGATGCAATCAAAAAAATGATCGAGGGCAAGATGGTGCTCCCACTTAACAAGTTGGCCGAGAAATATGATCCATATCTGATTAAAGTGGCAGACCCAGCTAAAATGTCATGGTATCGTCAAACAGACGGGAATGTATATGGGTATCCTAACGCGTCCTCTTCACCGCAGGATTACCAAAAATACGGCCAAAATTTTGTCTCCAATCAAACGTTTATGGTTCGTAAGGATATGTACGAGGCGATTGGCAAGCCGGATATGAGAACACCGGAAGGATTTTTGAAAGCGCTTCAAAAGGCGAAAGAGAAATTTCCGGAGGTGAACGGTCAGCCGCTGATCCCGATAGGGTTCCACGAATTTACGGATAACGGAAATTATTCTTTTGAAGACTATTTACTTAATTTTCTTGCCATTCCTCACGAGAAGGGCGGAAAACTGTATGACCGTCGTTCGGACGAAGAGTACATTCGCTGGCTCAAAACATTCCGCCAAGCCAATGAGCAGGGCCTGATCGCCAAGGACGTATTTATCGACAAACGTCCGCAAATGGAAGAAAAGGTGGCACAGGGACGGTATTTTGCCATGCTATATCAGCGGTCTGATTTTGCTACACAACAGGTGACATTGCATGCGAAAGATCCCAACTCCGTCTACATTGCAGTGGATGGACCTTCCAACAGTAAGCTAGAGCCGCCAACGCTGGCTGGGCCAGGCATTTCCGGATGGACAGTGACACTTATTTCGAAGGATGTGAAAGACAAGGAGCGGGCTATTGAATTTCTGACTTATCTGATTAGTGAGGAAGGGAACCGTGATCTGTATCTGGGGGAGCAGGGAAAGTTGTGGGATACAGTTAACGGTAAGCCAGCCTTCAAGCCAGAGGTACTGGAGCTGCTGAACAAGGATCGCTCTGCTTTTGACAAAAAGTATGGCGCCTCCTCCACCTTCTGGATGCTGATGGATACAAATATGAGTTTGCAGTGGGCGCCGCCCAGCGTCGAGCCGTATAAGCAGCCGGAAGATTGGACGAAAGGCAAGACCCACAGCTTCTCCCAATATGAAAATATCAAACCGACCGGAACCTCGGCAGAAGGCATTGCGTCAGGCCAGATAGACAAAATTTGGGGCAAGGCATTACCGAAGCTGTTGCTGGCTTCCTCGGATGAGGAGTTCGATCAGCTGTTTGCCCGCTTTTTGGAAGACCGCAAAAAAGCAGGCTATGACAAGGTATTGGCTTATCAGCAAAAAGCCTATGAGGAAAACATCAAAAAAATGGAACAGTTCACGAAATGA
- a CDS encoding DUF3891 family protein yields the protein MVIYETDQAYIMTTQHDHAHISGELASQWEDSAFKNRRHKQDFIYAAREHDRGWIRLDAAPFWNDYVSAPYTFIDFPLSPRFVFYRLGIDEVEQENAYAALLCSLMYKELVGRTEHEKAQDKQITHAYQEAEEQRRQRLRQELTCGVTFEHQVRTDVRRMLFCDELSLFLCSREPGTPTADYEWFAEGLSFPAVRHESERVRAEWLSDQTVGLSFFPFKGNVEITHTFKKVSKENIRTSGLLEAYRSSECTHRTFTIEHIMEVEEQKENA from the coding sequence ATGGTTATTTATGAAACGGATCAAGCTTATATCATGACGACGCAGCATGACCATGCCCATATTTCAGGTGAGTTGGCTTCACAGTGGGAAGACAGTGCCTTTAAGAATAGACGCCATAAACAGGATTTTATATATGCAGCGAGGGAGCATGACCGGGGATGGATTAGGCTGGACGCTGCTCCTTTCTGGAATGATTATGTGTCAGCACCTTATACGTTTATCGATTTTCCGCTTAGTCCGCGTTTTGTTTTTTATCGTCTTGGGATTGATGAAGTCGAGCAAGAGAATGCGTATGCGGCGTTGCTGTGCAGCTTGATGTACAAGGAGCTCGTCGGACGGACCGAGCATGAAAAAGCTCAGGACAAGCAGATTACGCATGCTTATCAAGAGGCAGAGGAACAGCGTCGCCAGAGGCTCAGACAGGAGCTGACATGCGGCGTAACCTTCGAACATCAAGTGCGGACGGATGTACGGAGAATGTTGTTTTGCGACGAATTAAGTCTGTTTTTATGCAGCCGAGAGCCGGGTACCCCTACAGCAGATTATGAATGGTTTGCTGAAGGGTTGAGCTTCCCGGCTGTTCGTCATGAAAGCGAACGGGTTCGGGCTGAGTGGTTATCGGATCAGACGGTAGGTTTGTCCTTTTTTCCTTTCAAGGGCAATGTAGAGATTACTCATACCTTCAAGAAGGTGAGTAAAGAGAACATTCGTACCTCGGGTCTTCTAGAAGCGTACCGTTCCTCCGAATGCACGCATCGAACCTTTACCATTGAACATATCATGGAAGTAGAAGAACAGAAGGAGAATGCTTGA
- a CDS encoding ABC transporter permease, whose product MSTGWKNPQPQPQPQPQPQPQPSVRSGRWTSLARRWGGQKHLQTMALLGVVWMIIFHYIPMYGILIAFKHFDIIGTISSAPWAGLEHFRAFLEDDNFWYIVKNTLGISLLKLAIGFPLPIVFALFLNEIRSTRFKKSIQTISYLPHFLSWVILGGILTTWLADTGLINQLLLAWGWIDQPISYLAEPGYFWTIVVSSDIWKELGWSAIIYLAAMAGVSTDMYEAATIDGAGRFQKMWYVTLPAIKGTISILFILAVSGILNSNFDQILVLRNSLNESASNVVDIYVYQVGIQQGRFSYSTAVGLLKSVLALILLLIANSVTKRMNNTSLF is encoded by the coding sequence ATGAGTACAGGATGGAAAAATCCACAACCACAACCACAACCACAACCACAACCACAACCACAGCCATCGGTTCGATCGGGGAGATGGACGTCACTAGCCCGCAGATGGGGGGGGCAAAAACATTTGCAGACCATGGCACTACTTGGAGTGGTATGGATGATTATTTTCCATTACATTCCGATGTACGGCATTTTGATTGCTTTCAAACATTTTGACATTATTGGTACTATATCAAGCGCACCATGGGCGGGGTTAGAGCATTTTCGCGCCTTCTTAGAGGATGATAACTTCTGGTACATTGTCAAAAATACACTGGGTATTAGTCTGCTCAAGCTGGCGATCGGGTTCCCGTTACCTATTGTATTTGCTTTGTTTCTGAATGAAATCCGGTCTACGCGGTTCAAAAAATCCATTCAGACCATTTCGTATCTTCCTCATTTTCTGTCATGGGTCATTCTTGGCGGGATTTTAACCACGTGGCTGGCAGATACCGGATTGATCAATCAACTGTTACTAGCTTGGGGCTGGATCGACCAGCCGATTAGTTATTTAGCGGAGCCGGGCTATTTTTGGACTATCGTCGTCAGCTCGGATATTTGGAAGGAGCTTGGATGGTCAGCCATTATTTATTTGGCAGCAATGGCGGGCGTATCTACGGACATGTACGAAGCGGCCACCATTGATGGAGCAGGACGGTTTCAGAAAATGTGGTATGTCACACTTCCTGCGATCAAGGGTACAATATCCATTTTGTTTATTTTAGCGGTTAGCGGCATATTGAACTCCAACTTTGATCAAATTCTTGTCCTGCGTAACTCGCTGAATGAGAGTGCAAGTAATGTAGTTGACATTTATGTGTATCAGGTGGGCATTCAGCAGGGACGTTTTTCGTATTCTACTGCGGTAGGATTGCTGAAATCGGTTCTTGCTCTCATTTTGCTGCTGATAGCCAATTCTGTAACCAAACGGATGAATAATACCTCTCTATTTTGA